One window from the genome of Emys orbicularis isolate rEmyOrb1 chromosome 10, rEmyOrb1.hap1, whole genome shotgun sequence encodes:
- the LOC135884264 gene encoding histone H2B 8-like encodes MLAFPNIQLVLLVFYQVSCFKVSMPDPAKSAPAPKKGCKKAVTKTQKKCRKTRKESYSIYVYKVLKQVHPDTGISSKAMGIMNSFVNDIFERIAGEASRLAHYNKRSTITSQEIQTAVRLLLPGELAKHAVLEGTKAVTKYTSSK; translated from the coding sequence ATGCTGGCATTCCCTAACATTCAGCTTGTTCTATTGGTGTTTTATCAAGTGAGCTGCTTCAAAGTCAGCATGCCTGATCCAGCCaagtctgctcctgctcccaagAAGGGCTGTAAGAAAGCGGTGACCAAGACCCAGAAGAAGTGCCGCAAGACCAGGAAGGAGAGTTACTCCATTTATGTCTACAAGGTGCTGAAGCAGGTTCACCCCGACACCGGCATCTCTTCTAAGGCCATGGGCATCATGAACTCCTTTGTCAATGACATCTTCGAGCGCATTGCTGGGGAGGCATCTCGCTTGGCGCATTATAACAAGCGCTCCACCATCACCTCCCAAGAGATCCAGACCGCCGTGCGCCTGCTGCTGCCCGGGGAGCTGGCCAAACACGCCGTGTTGGAGGGCACCAAGGCTGTGACCAAGTACACCAGCTCCAAGTAA